The following coding sequences are from one Syntrophorhabdaceae bacterium window:
- a CDS encoding glutaredoxin family protein, whose protein sequence is MGIKHVDGDNKTRLMLYALSTCIWCKRTKLFLQQHSIGYDYVDVDSLEGDEKEKTLEEIKRWNPRCSFPSLVVNGEKCVVGFDEDKIKEAIGL, encoded by the coding sequence ATGGGTATAAAACATGTTGACGGAGACAATAAGACAAGACTTATGCTTTATGCACTGAGCACCTGCATCTGGTGCAAGAGAACGAAGTTATTCCTCCAGCAGCACAGTATCGGCTACGATTACGTGGATGTGGACAGCCTTGAAGGCGATGAAAAAGAAAAGACCCTCGAAGAGATCAAACGATGGAATCCCCGGTGTTCTTTCCCATCACTTGTTGTCAACGGTGAGAAATGTGTCGTTGGTTTTGATGAAGACAAGATCAAGGAAGCCATCGGGTTATGA
- a CDS encoding ferredoxin-thioredoxin reductase catalytic domain-containing protein, which produces MNSADGISRDNVDRLFEKLNAEANASGYSLNPDTEFTKDLVRSLIVNQRRYGYPSCPCRLSTGAREDDLDIICPCDYRDPDLDKYGACYCALYVSKAILKGQKRLTSIPERRPSPEERRQQKILSMRGNLADLPLPVWRCKVCGYLCARERPPETCPICKAAQERFERFI; this is translated from the coding sequence ATGAATAGCGCAGACGGAATAAGCCGGGACAATGTTGACAGGCTTTTTGAGAAGCTCAACGCGGAGGCAAATGCATCGGGTTACTCACTCAACCCTGACACGGAATTTACAAAAGACCTCGTCAGGAGCCTTATCGTCAACCAGAGACGCTACGGGTATCCCTCATGCCCATGCCGGCTCTCGACAGGCGCCAGAGAGGACGACCTTGACATCATCTGTCCCTGCGACTACCGTGATCCTGACCTCGATAAATACGGCGCATGTTACTGCGCCCTCTACGTATCAAAGGCAATATTAAAAGGCCAAAAACGCCTGACATCCATCCCTGAAAGAAGGCCATCCCCGGAAGAGAGACGACAGCAAAAGATACTTTCCATGCGGGGCAATCTCGCAGACCTCCCTCTCCCTGTCTGGAGATGCAAGGTCTGCGGCTACCTCTGCGCCAGGGAACGCCCTCCGGAGACCTGCCCTATCTGCAAGGCAGCGCAGGAACGCTTCGAACGGTTCATTTAA
- a CDS encoding adenosylcobalamin-dependent ribonucleoside-diphosphate reductase, with amino-acid sequence MLDQNAVLVLNKRYLVKDEAGNPVESPDGMFRRVAHAIAGAEGNYRGGDPERVEEEFYRMMSNLEFLPNSPALMNAGRELGQLSACFVLPVEDSLDSIFDSVKETALIHQTGGGTGFSFSHLRPKDDIVASTMGAASGPVSFIRVFNMATEVIKQGGTRRGANMGILRIDHPDIEEFITVKKDPQELNNFNLSVAVTDAFMDAYVKDKDFPLVNPRTGKTVKTVKAQRLFRLIAEAAWASGEPGILFIDTVNRANPTPDIGVIEAVNPCGEQPLLPYESCCLGSINLVGIVKDGHIDREMLKRLTHNAVRFLDNVIDVSRYPLPEIEAVTKGNRKIGLGVMGFAHMLILLGIPYDSPEAEQTGAQVMGFIEEESKAASRALAGERGVFPHYKGSIWEKKNLPQRNATTTTIAPTGTLSIIAGTSSGIEPIYDIRYSRILFGGLKVEVIDPLYEQIQRGPDGQATIKRLFRKAHQVTPRSHLAIQKAFQDHVDNAVSKTINLPEDANPETILDIYLEAYRMGLKGTTVFRDQSRESQVLSCGAHQFC; translated from the coding sequence ATGCTCGATCAGAACGCGGTCCTTGTCCTGAATAAACGATACCTTGTGAAAGACGAGGCAGGCAATCCCGTCGAGAGCCCTGACGGCATGTTCAGGAGGGTCGCGCATGCGATCGCAGGCGCGGAGGGGAACTACAGGGGCGGTGATCCTGAAAGGGTGGAAGAGGAATTCTACCGCATGATGTCAAACCTCGAATTCCTCCCCAACTCACCTGCCCTGATGAATGCCGGCAGGGAACTCGGCCAGCTCTCCGCCTGTTTTGTCCTGCCCGTTGAAGACTCACTCGATTCTATCTTTGACAGCGTAAAAGAGACCGCTCTGATCCACCAGACCGGCGGAGGCACCGGCTTCTCCTTTTCACACCTGAGGCCAAAGGACGATATCGTTGCGTCAACGATGGGCGCGGCGAGCGGCCCCGTATCGTTCATCAGGGTCTTCAACATGGCAACGGAGGTCATAAAACAGGGGGGCACCAGGAGAGGCGCCAACATGGGAATCCTACGGATAGACCACCCCGACATAGAGGAATTTATAACAGTTAAAAAGGATCCTCAGGAGCTGAACAATTTTAACCTCTCTGTTGCTGTTACCGATGCCTTCATGGATGCATATGTCAAGGATAAGGACTTCCCGCTTGTCAATCCCCGGACAGGAAAAACAGTTAAAACAGTCAAAGCGCAAAGGCTTTTCAGGCTCATTGCCGAAGCTGCATGGGCATCAGGCGAGCCCGGGATCCTCTTTATCGATACCGTCAACAGGGCAAACCCGACGCCGGATATCGGGGTGATCGAGGCTGTAAATCCATGTGGTGAACAGCCGCTTCTTCCCTATGAATCGTGCTGCCTCGGCTCCATCAACCTTGTCGGGATCGTAAAGGACGGCCACATTGACCGGGAGATGCTGAAGCGCCTGACACACAATGCAGTACGGTTCCTCGACAACGTCATCGACGTAAGCAGATACCCGCTCCCTGAGATAGAGGCCGTCACGAAGGGCAACAGAAAGATAGGTCTCGGGGTCATGGGGTTTGCCCATATGCTGATCCTCCTCGGCATCCCTTATGATTCCCCTGAGGCAGAACAAACCGGCGCCCAGGTAATGGGATTCATCGAAGAGGAATCGAAGGCGGCGTCGCGTGCGCTTGCCGGAGAGCGCGGGGTCTTCCCACATTACAAGGGCAGCATATGGGAAAAGAAAAACCTCCCGCAGAGAAACGCAACGACGACAACGATCGCGCCGACAGGCACCCTGAGCATCATCGCCGGGACATCGAGCGGCATAGAACCCATATACGACATTCGGTATTCGCGGATACTCTTCGGGGGGTTAAAGGTCGAAGTCATCGATCCCCTTTATGAACAGATACAGCGAGGTCCCGACGGGCAGGCAACAATAAAAAGGCTTTTCAGGAAGGCTCACCAGGTTACCCCTCGCAGTCATCTCGCGATCCAGAAGGCCTTTCAGGACCACGTTGATAACGCGGTCTCAAAGACTATCAACCTGCCGGAAGATGCAAACCCGGAGACGATACTCGATATCTACCTCGAGGCCTACCGGATGGGGTTGAAGGGAACAACGGTATTCAGAGACCAAAGCAGGGAATCACAGGTACTCTCCTGCGGCGCCCACCAGTTCTGCTGA